GGCTACCTGTCTGGGCATTTTTAATTCAATAAGAAACAATAATTTAAGAATTATATACTCAAGTAAAGTTTTTAATTTAACTTAATTTAATTATTATAAATAATAACAAAGGAGTTTGATTAATGAAGGTATTACTTGTTGGAAATGGTGGTAGAGAACATGCTTTAGCATGGAAAATAGCTCAATCAGAAAAAGTAGAAAAACTCTATATTGCACCTGGTAATGCAGGCACAGCATTGATGGGAGAAAATGTTGAGATATCTCTTTTAGATATTGATGCTTTATTAGTTTTTGTAGAAAAAAATAAAATTGATTTAACTGTAGTAGGTCCTGAAGCACCACTTGTTGAAGGTCTAGTTGATCGTTTTGAAGAAGCAGGCCATAGGATTTTTGGTGTAAATAAGGAGGCTGCTCAATTAGAGGGAAGTAAGGTGTTTTCTAAAAACTTAATGAAAAAATATAATATTCCCACTGCTGAATATGAAACTTTTTTTGATGCTGAAAAGGCAATCGCTTATATTAAAGAAAAAGGAGCACCAATTGTTGTAAAAGCTGAAGGTTTAGCAGCAGGTAAAGGTGTTATAGTAGCTCAAGAAACTTCAGAAGCCATTGAAGCTGTTAATGAGATATTAGTAAATGAACAATTTGGACAGGCTGGAAATAGAATAGTTGTAGAAGAATTTTTAGAAGGTGAAGAAGCCACTATCTTGTCATTTGTTGATGGAGATACTATTGTTCCAATGATTCCTTCTCAGGATCACAAAGCGGCGTATGATGGTGATCAGGGGCCTAACACTGGTGGTATGGGTGCTTATGCTCCAGCCCCACTTGTAGATAATGCATTAATGGATGAAGTTTATAACAAGATTTTAAAACCTACTATTGATGCCTTGAAAAGTGAAGGTATCAGCTATAAAGGTATTCTTTATACTGGTTTAATGATTAAAGATAGAGAAACTAAGGTACTTGAATATAATGTAAGATTTGGCGATCCAGAAACTCAAGTGGTGTTACCTTTATTAAAAACTGATTTAATAGAAATTATAGAAGCTGTAATAGATGGTAAACTAGATAAGATAGATATTGAATGGTATGATAAAAAAGCCCTTTGTGTAATAATGGCCTCAGGTGGATATCCTTTGGAATATCAAAAAGGCAAAGAAATTAGCGGTATAGAGGCAGCAGAAGAAATTGATAACCTTATTGTTTTCCAGGCGGGAACCGAATTAAAAGATGGCAGCTTGCTTACTGCTGGTGGACGTGTTCTAGCTGCTACTGCTTTGGCTGATGATTTTGAAAGTTGTTTTCAAAAAGCTTATCAAGCTGTAGAGCTGATAAAGTTCAATAAAGCTCATTATCGTAGAGATATTGCACATAGAGTTTTAAAAAATACCATTAAGAAAAATGTTTTAACTCAGGAGGGTTAATATGAAAGGAAAGGGAGATAAGACTAAGCAAAAAATTGGAATTATTGGTGGCGGACAACTAGGTAAAATGATGATATTAGAAGC
This genomic interval from Halanaerobiaceae bacterium ANBcell28 contains the following:
- the purD gene encoding phosphoribosylamine--glycine ligase — protein: MKVLLVGNGGREHALAWKIAQSEKVEKLYIAPGNAGTALMGENVEISLLDIDALLVFVEKNKIDLTVVGPEAPLVEGLVDRFEEAGHRIFGVNKEAAQLEGSKVFSKNLMKKYNIPTAEYETFFDAEKAIAYIKEKGAPIVVKAEGLAAGKGVIVAQETSEAIEAVNEILVNEQFGQAGNRIVVEEFLEGEEATILSFVDGDTIVPMIPSQDHKAAYDGDQGPNTGGMGAYAPAPLVDNALMDEVYNKILKPTIDALKSEGISYKGILYTGLMIKDRETKVLEYNVRFGDPETQVVLPLLKTDLIEIIEAVIDGKLDKIDIEWYDKKALCVIMASGGYPLEYQKGKEISGIEAAEEIDNLIVFQAGTELKDGSLLTAGGRVLAATALADDFESCFQKAYQAVELIKFNKAHYRRDIAHRVLKNTIKKNVLTQEG